One segment of Streptomyces sp. TG1A-8 DNA contains the following:
- the fahA gene encoding fumarylacetoacetase: MPPFDVPEGDPFGPHNLPYGVFSPAGNTGRRVGVRLGNHVLDAGAAAAALGSPYASLLARPTLTRLLAAGRTAWSDVRRALTAWVTVPAHRETIEPLFHPLSQVTLHLPFEVADYVDFYASENHARNVGRIFRPHAEDSLTPNWKHLPIGYHGRAGTVVVSGTDVIRPSGQRKGPDDPAPVFGPSVRLDIEAEVGFVVGVPSAPGRPVALGDFEEHVFGLCLLNDWSARDIQSWEYVPLGPFLGKSFATSVSAWITPLDALEHARVAPPERTHPLLPYLDDSAPGIEPGGYDLRISVVLNGHVVSEPPFATMYWTAAQQLAHMTVNGASLRTGDLYGSGTVSGPAEHQRGSLLELTWNGREPLGLPGGERTFLEDGDVVTLSAWAPGPDGGRVGLGEVTGRIVAG, translated from the coding sequence ATGCCCCCCTTCGACGTCCCCGAGGGCGACCCCTTCGGTCCGCACAACCTCCCCTACGGCGTGTTCTCGCCCGCCGGCAACACCGGGCGCAGGGTCGGCGTCCGGCTCGGCAACCACGTCCTGGACGCGGGCGCCGCGGCCGCCGCACTCGGCTCGCCGTACGCCTCCCTGCTCGCCCGGCCCACCCTCACCCGGCTGCTGGCCGCCGGCCGCACGGCCTGGTCGGACGTGCGGCGCGCCCTGACCGCGTGGGTCACGGTGCCCGCGCACCGCGAGACCATCGAGCCACTCTTCCACCCGCTGTCGCAGGTCACCCTGCACCTGCCGTTCGAGGTGGCCGACTACGTCGACTTCTACGCCTCCGAGAACCACGCCCGCAACGTCGGCCGGATCTTCCGTCCGCACGCCGAGGACTCGCTGACCCCGAACTGGAAGCACCTGCCGATCGGCTACCACGGGCGCGCCGGCACGGTGGTGGTGTCCGGCACGGACGTCATACGGCCGTCCGGGCAGCGCAAGGGCCCGGACGACCCGGCGCCCGTCTTCGGCCCGTCGGTCCGGCTGGACATCGAGGCCGAGGTCGGCTTCGTGGTGGGCGTGCCCTCCGCGCCGGGCAGGCCGGTCGCCCTCGGCGACTTCGAGGAGCACGTCTTCGGGCTCTGCCTGCTGAACGACTGGTCGGCGCGGGACATCCAGTCCTGGGAGTACGTCCCCCTCGGCCCGTTCCTCGGCAAGTCCTTCGCCACGTCGGTGTCGGCGTGGATCACCCCGCTGGACGCGCTGGAGCACGCGCGCGTGGCGCCTCCCGAGCGCACCCACCCGCTGCTGCCCTACCTGGACGACTCGGCCCCCGGGATCGAACCCGGCGGCTACGACCTGCGGATCTCCGTCGTGCTCAACGGCCACGTGGTGTCCGAGCCGCCGTTCGCCACCATGTACTGGACCGCCGCCCAGCAGCTCGCCCACATGACGGTGAACGGGGCGTCGCTGCGCACCGGCGACCTGTACGGCTCGGGCACGGTGAGCGGTCCGGCGGAGCACCAGCGCGGCTCGCTGCTGGAGCTGACCTGGAACGGCCGGGAACCGCTCGGCCTCCCGGGCGGCGAACGGACCTTCCTGGAGGACGGCGACGTCGTGACCCTGTCGGCCTGGGCCCCGGGGCCGGACGGCGGCCGGGTCGGCCTCGGGGAGGTCACCGGGCGCATCGTGGCCGGCTGA
- a CDS encoding HAD family hydrolase, translating into MAALPAFTLIATDLDGTLLRGDDTVSDRSLAALARAARAGARHLVVTGRPAPRVRPLLADLGCTGLAVCAQGAQVYDAGAGRLLWSVGLDRESAETALGKIEAEVGQVYAAVDQDGVEGRTLIEPGYLMPHPALPAVRVGRREDLWREPISKVLLRHPALTDDELAAAARSAVGPLATVTMSGPGTVELQPSGVTKATGLALAADHLGVAAGRALAFGDMPNDIPMFGWAGYGVAMAGAHPELKAVADEVTASNEDDGVAVVLERLFPAG; encoded by the coding sequence ATGGCCGCACTTCCCGCATTCACCCTGATCGCCACCGACCTGGACGGGACGCTGCTGCGCGGCGACGACACGGTCTCCGACCGGTCGCTGGCCGCGCTCGCGCGGGCGGCGCGGGCCGGCGCCCGGCACCTGGTGGTGACGGGCCGCCCGGCCCCCCGGGTGCGGCCCCTGCTGGCCGACCTCGGCTGCACGGGGCTCGCGGTGTGCGCGCAGGGGGCGCAGGTCTACGACGCCGGCGCCGGCCGTCTGCTGTGGTCGGTCGGGCTGGACCGGGAGTCGGCCGAGACCGCGCTCGGCAAGATCGAGGCCGAGGTGGGCCAGGTGTACGCGGCCGTCGACCAGGACGGCGTGGAGGGGCGCACCCTGATCGAACCCGGGTACCTGATGCCCCACCCGGCCCTGCCCGCCGTCCGGGTCGGCCGGCGCGAGGACCTGTGGCGCGAGCCCATCAGCAAGGTGTTGCTGCGCCACCCCGCGCTGACCGACGACGAGCTGGCGGCGGCCGCCCGCTCGGCGGTGGGTCCGCTGGCGACGGTCACCATGTCGGGGCCGGGGACCGTGGAGCTGCAGCCGAGCGGTGTCACCAAGGCGACCGGCCTGGCGCTGGCGGCGGACCACCTGGGCGTCGCCGCCGGGCGGGCCCTCGCCTTCGGGGACATGCCCAACGACATCCCCATGTTCGGCTGGGCCGGGTACGGCGTGGCCATGGCCGGCGCCCATCCCGAGCTGAAGGCCGTCGCGGACGAGGTCACCGCCTCGAACGAGGACGACGGCGTCGCCGTCGTCCTCGAGAGGCTGTTCCCGGCCGGTTGA